The stretch of DNA TCTCCAGGCCACTGCTGCTTCGAACGCCGCGGCCACCATGACCAGCCAGGCGATGACCCGTCTGTCGACCGGTAAGCGCATCAACTCGGCTTCGGACGACGCCGCCGGCCTCGCCATCGCCACCTCGATGACCAGCCAGATCAACGGCATGAACCAGGGCATCAAGAACGCCAACGACGGCATCTCGCTGGCCCAGACCGCTGAAGGTTCGCTGACCGAAGTCACCAACATGCTGCAGCGCGTCCGCGAACTGGCCGTGCAGTCGGCTTCGGGCACCTACTCCAGCTCTGACCGCGATCAGATGCAGGCTGAAGTCAGCTCGCTGACCGGCCAGATCAAGAACGTTCTGTCCTCGACCACCTTCAACGGCGTGGCGCTGTTCTCGACGACCTCGGGCACCAACCTGACCTTCTCGATCCAGGCCGGTGCGAACCACGCTACCGCCGACGTCGTCTCGATCTCCTCGGTCGGCATCGACGGCACGCAGCTCGTCAGCACGCTGACCGCTGCTGGCGGCAACGGCTTCCAGGTCAATGACACCACCGGTTCGGCCGGTACGGGTGCGGCCAACGCCAACACCACCATCGACAACGTTGACTCGGTGCTCAAGCAGGTTGCCACGGTGAACGCGAACTTCGGCGCCGGCCAGAGCCAGCTCCAGTCGGCCGTGAACAACATGACCAACAATGTGACCAACCTGTCGGCCGCCCGCTCGCGCATCGAGGACACCGACTATTCGGCAGAATCGACCGCGATGGCCAAGGCCCAGATCCTCTCGCAGGCTTCGACCGCGATGATCGCCCAGGCCAACCAGAGCCAGCAGAACGTGCTGACGCTTCTGAAGTAAGCTCAGGTCACACTGACAAACGGGGGAGGGCGCCCACCGCAAGGTGGGCGCCCTTTTTCGTGTTTCAGAGCCCGTTTGGAAAATGCGCAAAAGCGCATTGTCAGCGCGGCACTGGCCCTCTCCCCCACCCGGCCACCCATATCATCCTTTCGTTGGGTGGCCGGGTAGGCGAAAGGCCGGTGCCGCAAATCCGGCTTTGCCGGATTTCCAAACAGCCTCTC from Novosphingobium sp. encodes:
- a CDS encoding flagellin, translated to MTVINTNVNALQATAASNAAATMTSQAMTRLSTGKRINSASDDAAGLAIATSMTSQINGMNQGIKNANDGISLAQTAEGSLTEVTNMLQRVRELAVQSASGTYSSSDRDQMQAEVSSLTGQIKNVLSSTTFNGVALFSTTSGTNLTFSIQAGANHATADVVSISSVGIDGTQLVSTLTAAGGNGFQVNDTTGSAGTGAANANTTIDNVDSVLKQVATVNANFGAGQSQLQSAVNNMTNNVTNLSAARSRIEDTDYSAESTAMAKAQILSQASTAMIAQANQSQQNVLTLLK